In Eulemur rufifrons isolate Redbay chromosome 2, OSU_ERuf_1, whole genome shotgun sequence, the sequence CAAGTGGGTTTGCAGGGGGCGTGGGTGAGGTGGGCATGGGACAGCATGGGGCAGGTCCCTGGGCCTGAGTTCTTGGATCTGGAGGTGTGAGTGGGGCATGCGGCCAGGGCTTCTGCCTGGGTGGCATCCATGAGTGGCAGGCAGAGACGAAGTGGGCTGGGAGCCTCCACTAATGCGTGAAGACAGCAGCTAAGGTGCCCTAAGCTCCAGCAAGTTATCTTCCAGGAGTCTCTGAGCGTCCATGGGaagctgcccagggccacacagccatGTAGGGTGGGGCTGGGTTCAGGACGCAGGTCACCCCTTGCTCCCTGCGCCTGCGGTGGGCGGTGGGCACGGGCTGCTCGGACCGGTGGCCAGAGCGCAGCCCACACTTGCCCCCGCAGCCCCTCGGAGCGCCCCTGCGCGCAAGAAGGCGCAGGCAGCGCCTcccccgcagccgccgccgccgccgcccccggccctgaGCGAGGAGCTGCCCTGGGGAGACGTGACGCTCAACAAGTGCCTGGTGCTGGCCTCGCTGGTGGCGCTGCTGGGCTCGGCTTTCCAGCTGTGCCGCGGTGAGCTGGGCTCCCCAGAGGCGGGGCGGGGTTGGGGTCGACCTGAGCGCCCGCCCACCTCTCCAGGGAAGGGCCAGAAGGGCCCGGGCTGGGAGCCTTCTCTCCAGGCAGGGTCTTGTGCGCCCCGGTAGCCAGGCCTGCGTCCCTCCCTAGAGCTTTGCGCATCTCCCCTTAAGCCACCGGCCTAGCGCCCCTCTCACCCCAGGATGGGCCTTGTGCGGGGACCTCCCTTCCCGCGCCCCCACCTTGTGCACTCCCTCCGTAGGGATGGACCTGGTGCGCCCCATGGTCAGGCCTGTGGCCCCCACTGTGGACCTCGCAGGGGCTCTTCCCCTTCTAGGGTGCGCCCTGTGCACCCCTGTCCCACGTCAGCCGGCTTTCGCCTCCCCACGGACCTTGTGCAAAGTTTTCCATATTGTTCCGCGGCCTGCCTTGTCCGCTAAGGACACCTAGTGAGCGCCCCCAGGGCAGGCCTGCGTCCCTTCCTTGTTGGGACGCTCCTACAACCCGCGGAGAAAGAATGACCAATCCTTTTGTGCCTGGAAAAAGGACGGTTCCGAGGGAAGCGGGTCTCTCGGAGCGATCCGGACCAGCCAGCCTCCGCGCACCCGGTGGCGCGCGCCGCTCGCTCCATCTGTCCCGGGGAGGCGGGCTCTAGGCGCGAGGGAGGGATGGACGGTATGGTCGTTCCCTCCGCCCTGGATGACTCGTCCTGACCCTATCCCCCTAGACGCCGTGGTTGGAGAGGTGGCCGCCCCCGCGCCTGCCCCTGAGTCGTGGGTCCCGCCAATCTCAGCCCAGAAAGAAACACAGTCACCCCGGGTAAGCGCTTCCTCCCAGTGACAGCGGGCCTTCATGGGGGTTAGGGGCCAGACCTCGGGGAAGGTGGGTGCTGACACCAGGACCGCGCTGTCTGCTTTGCAGCCTAAGCCCACGGCCTGGGCACCCCCATCCGGGCCGCCTGCGCCCCAGGTGAAGCCAGAGGACAAGCCCGAGATTCCCGGGACTCGAGAGGCCGcaaagaaggaagagggggaagCCGGGGAGGCAACTGGGGAGGACCGCGCGCCCCTCGCAGACCCAGGTCCCAAGAAAAGGCCGAAGAAGGCGGAGAGGCCGAGAAGGgcggagagaaaggaggagaggaaggcgGAGAGGCCGCGGAAGGAGGAGAGGCCGAGGAAGGAGAGACCGCGGGCAGCCAGGGAGCCCCGGGAAGCCGAGCCCCGGAGCTGGGAGGCTCGCGAAGGGGGCCGTCGGCCGTGGGCGCGGGACTCCAGGGACGCGGAGCCCAGGAAGAGGCAGGCCTGGGCCTCCCCGCGGCGCCCCGACGAGCAGGACCGGCCCCCGGGCCGCCACAAGCACCGCGCAGGCAAGGGGCGGGACTGAGCCGGCTTGGGTCCGCGCACGAGTCCCGGGACGCCTTCTCGACGCCCCGCGGCTCCAGCGAAATAAAAGCGAGTGCTGCGGCCGCCGCGTCGCCTGCTCCTTTGCGCCTGGACCCCGGAGCCACACGCGGGGCCTGAATGAGGGTGTCGGGGTGCTTCCGACAGGGAAAGAGGCAGCGGGAGTGCGCCGAGAGTGCCCGTAGGGGGCCTCACGGGCTCCTGAACACGCACGGACACTCCAGCCGGGTGCTTGGTGGCCTTTATTGGGGCGATGCCTGGGGTCCGAATAAATATGGGAAGGGGCGCGCCGAGCCCCTCAGGGACAGCGGTCCGCATGGCGCGCGCTCACCGGCATCCGCACTCGGTGGCCACCATGTTGGGCACGTGGTGCGCGCTGATGCGCTCCTCCGACAGGCTGATGAGGAGCTTGCCCGCGTAGGCGGTGGGCACACAGCAGGGCGGGCGCGCCAGAGTGGCCCCGCGCGCCTGCATCTTGAGCAGCAGAACCACATGGTTGCCGTAGCGCGGGTTGCGGTCGGACTGCGGCCAGCCGCACGCGCCCTGGCAGTTGTTGGCCTGGTACGTCTCCGGGATGAGCACCGAGCGCTCGGCGCGGAGGTCTACGCTCAGCTCGCGCAGCGCGCACGGCCCGTCGGCCGTGGTCGTCCCCGCGCTGCGCTGCGCCCGCCCCGGCCCGCGCAGGTCCCGCCCGCGCCACTCTGCTCGCAGCCCCTGCAGCGCCTTTAAGAGCAGCAGCGCGCGCAGCGGGCCGCCTGGGCCGCCGGGGTCCCCCGGGCACAGCGCGAGCAGGCGCGCCAGCAGCGGGGCCACGGCCGGTGGCAGGCCCGGGAGGCCGCGCAGCTCGGCGGCTGCCGCTTGCAGCTCGGCAGCCACACGGCGCGCCAGGCTCTCGGCCCACGGCCCCGACGCGGGGCCCTGTGGCGGCGCGGGGTCCCCGGCGCTGGCCGCGGCGGGCGGTAGCAGCAACAGCAGCGGCTCTTCGCCGTCGAGCAGCCGCTCCAGTGCCGCGGGGTCCGACAGGTTGACCAGGTCCTGCGGGAAGCTGGCCAGCACGCCCGGGTCCAGGGCCAGGTGCCGCGCcgaggccggggccggggagcCCCGCAGCGCCCGCACCAGGCGCGTGAGCGTCTCTAGGAAGGGGTCGACGCTGGGCGGCGGCTCCTCGGGCTCCCGGGACGGCCTGAAACCCGCAGTGAGGAGAGTTGAGAGCGGGCGCCAGGCAGCGCCGCTCCCGCCGCCCCAGGCCCCCCAATCCCCGCCTGCGCGCACCTGGGCGGCGGGAAGGGCATAGTGTCTAGCTGGCCGTGCGCGGGCTGCGGCGCGGGCTGGGACCGCGGCAACAGGAGCAGGGCGGGGGTCATCCGCGTGAAGCAGTGGGGGTCGTCGCCGAACAGCAGCGCCTGCAGCTGGGCCGTATTCAGGGGGGCACCTGCGGCGGGCGGGCGCCGGGCTGGCTCAGGCGCTGGGGCCCTGGGCAGCCGGCCCGACGCCCAGCCCCTCTCCGCGGACCTTACCGTCTTCGCGGGGCCTCAGCGTCAGGGCGAGCCCGGAACCGCTCCAGGCCCCCGCCGGGCGGTCCAGGACCAGCGCCAGGTACCGGGTGTCCCGAGACGGGCAGAGGCTCTGCAGGATGGCCCCGGCCcggctgggtggggtggcagcAGCGACTTGCCCAGCCCTGCTGTCCATCCCTTGCTCCCACCACCCCTCCAAATCCCAGACTTGACTCACCCCTCCTGTGAAGCGCCCACCTTTTAAGAAAcccacaccccctcccctgcAACGTGAGGACTCCCGGGGCCCAGGGCCTGCACCTCCCTGGTACCTGGGCgcccagcagcccagccccagtGACAGTGACCTCGGGGCCGTGCCCCGGATACAACACCAGCAGCGCCAGCTCTGGGGGGCTGGCTCCTCCAGGTGGGGGTTCCTGGAACCTCAGCGAGGGTGTCGGCTCCCAGGTCACTGCAGCCAGGACAAGGGGACAGCTGAACCACTGAGGCCCGAGCCTCTCCCCTATCTGTCCTGCAGGgagagcccccaccccagccaggagCCTTTGGGATCCATTCTTGCCGCCCTGAACCTTGAAGGGAGGGACACTGGCAGCCcccctctgctgcctcctgcAGCCTGGAAGGAGTGACCGGTGGACGGTGGCAATgtcagggttggggtgggggttctCAGGGGGGCAGTCtgcctggggtgtgtgtgtgtgaaactcTGGAGTTCTGGTGGCCACACACCTTTGGACTCTCTGTGGGTGGGGTGAGTGATACCTTCCCTGGgcactgtgggggggggggcgggtctGAGAGCGGGACATTGGGGACTTGACCCCAGACAGGAAGATAGCAGTGCCCACCTCCCAGGCCAtggactgtgggggtggggctgcccaGCACCCAGTCTCCCTTGGGAGGACCCCAGCTGCCTTAAAGGATGCAGGTGGTGCTGCCTTCTGGGCCCCCACCTACCTTCCTCCAGGCGCAGGATCAGCAGCTGCTGCCCCTGTGGcgcccccagccaggcccccaggCGCTGCAGGAAGGGCAGAGTGGCCTGCTTGTCGCTGGGGCTGCAGACTCCAAAGGTGGCCAGGTCTCGGAGTCCCCAGTGAGCCCGCTGCACAGCCCCCAGGAAGGCCTGCTCGTAGCTACTTAGGGATCCTGCCACCCGTAGCAGGGCACTGCTGTGGTTGCCACCCCCATCCAGGGTCACCAAGCACAGTGGGTCCTGCAGGCTGCCTGCTGGCCAGTCCCAGTCTTCCTGAAAGATGAGACCCCCTGTGCTGGCAGCTGGCTCCTTTGTTTGCGGGGTCTCAGCCACCAGTAGAGCCCCCATGGCCAGCAGCAGCACAGCCAGGTGAGGGAGAGGCAGGCCCCACATCCTGGGAGCTGCCAGGGCCGCGCTGCCTGGGCTTAAATGGGCCCAGCCGAGGGCAGGATGTTTGTGCGGGAGGGTAGGCCCTATCtcctctgtgtgaccttggtggACAATGCCCAGCATCCCGGAGCCCAGGCCCGAGCGATCTTCTCAAAGGGCCTTTTCTGTGCAGGCCAGCAGCCTATCTCCCCTCTCAGCCTGAGGGATGTGTCAAACCCTGTCCTTGAGGAGCTCTCCCCTCTGGAGGGCTGGGAACCAGAGCAGGGAGTGAGTGGCAGGGGCGGCCAGACTAGACAGCGGCGGGTCTGGGCAGGGGTGGTGCTGGGAGCGTAGAGACCAGATGTCCTGTGTTCTGGCCCATGGGTGGGTGGGCCTGGAGGAGGATGGCCCCAAACTCAGCTTGGTCTCCCCACCCCTGGGGGGCTGCCTAGAGACCCCAAAGGACAGTGAGGAGTCtttgctcttcccctccccaaggATTGGCCCCCAGACCCACTCCTGTCAGGTCTGTCCTCCACATGGTGGCCTCTAGGGACCAGCTGTCGCCTGAGCCACCCACAAGTGTCTCCTGGGGGGCTGCAGCGTCCCCCTAGTCAGTCCGGGCCCTGAGCTGCCCTGtgcgtggtggtggtggggtcccCACCCAGAACACTTGAGCATTGACTAGCAGTCCCCTGGGCCCCACAGCTGCCACACATCAGTCCCGCCAGGCACGAGGGAGTCTGTTTAATGAGCTCGGGACAGTACAAAAGACGGAACTTCTCTTCTGGGAAAACGCAGGAACACAGAACACCAAGGGTGCTGGGCCAGGGGGCGGCTCTTCAGTTGGTCGGGGGAGGAGGAGGTAtgttccctgggccttcggaggGGAGTGGGGGCCTCAGCATGGGAGGCAAGGGAGTTGGGGGGTGCACCCCGGGATTTGAGGGGTGGACCCCAGGAGCTGAGGGATGGACCCCAGGAGCTGGAGGATGCACCCCAGGAGCTGAGGGGTGGACcccaggaggctgggggtggaTCCCTGGGGCTGGTGGGTGCACCCCTGGAGCCTGGGGGTGAACTGCAGTAGCTGAAGGGTGCActccaggggcctggggatgAACCCCAGCCGATGGGGGAGGGTGGACCCCTGGAGCTGGGGGGTGGACCCCTGGAGCTGGGGGGTGGACCCCTGATGCCGGTGGGTGGACCACTGGTGCCGGGGGGTGaaccccaggggctggggggtggaCCCCAGACGTGGGAGGGTGGACCACTGGTGCTGGGGGGTGAACCCCAGGAGCTGGTGGGTGGACCCCAGAGGTGGGGGGGTGGACCACTGGTGCCGGGGGGTGGACCCCAGGGGCTGGCGGGGGCAGCTGGGGAGGTCCTGGGGGCCCTGAGGGTGCAGGCCCTGTGGGAGGCAtaggtggcagaggcaggcctcctggtgggggtggtggcagggACTCAGGCAGCGGTGGTCTCGGGGGCAACCCGTTCATCAGTGGCGGTGGAGGCCGCTTCACCCCGGGAGGCCCAGCGGGGAGGCTGGGTGGAGCTGGGGGCTTCTCCATCTTAAAGTGGAACTGGAGGAAAAACTAGAGAGAAACGAAGAGGTTCGGCAGGGCCCTGGCACAAGGACTTGGCCAGGCAGGGTGCTGCCAGAAGGCCCAAACTGCCCAGGGCCCGCACAACTGACCTGCTTGGTTTCCCTATTCCAGTGAGTCCAAAACTTGCCTTCAGCCTTGTCAATCTCTCTGCTGGGcacctggagggcaggggtgaCAGAGAGGACTCCTAGCCTCTGGCCTTCAGGACAaaggcccagggctgcagggctgcCACTCAGGCCAAGCACTCAACGGAGCCTGAGGCACCAGCTTCCCGGGTCCTCAAGGGGACTCCTCCTTGGAGCCTCGGGGAGGCCCAGCCTAATATGGCTTTTTGTAGGGGGACAAGGTTCAGGTTTGGGGTGACACAGACTTGGGGCAGATTCTGGCTCAGCTCCTTGCCAATCCCGCCACCCTGGGGAGGCTGCAGTTATGTTACTTACTGCTGCCCAGTGCAGGCATGAGACACAGGTTACAGTAGCCCCTGGGGGTTAAGTCACCTGGCCAAAGCCTCACAGATCTGGGTACAGAGCCCACATCAGGGTCTGCACTTCGTGGCCACAGTGGGAGTCACTAGAAACACCTTCCCCAGGAAGAAGGGTACACTAAGGGGGAACACCTCCAGCAGAAGGGAGGGGTGCCCTGGAGTGGGCTGGCAGCTGACCCCACCTCAACTGTGCAGACACTCCTTGATCCCACGTGTCATGGGGTCTTGAGGGGCCCCAGCGGCCATGCTACCTTGAAGGCGATGGTCTCATAGGGCTCTGCGGCCATCAGCAGGTACTGCCAGCGCCGGTCTGGGGGCTCGATCCTCTGCTCATAGGCGGACATGAAGCGGTGGCGCGGCATGATGCCCTCAGCGATCTCGGGGTAGTCAATCTGTGGGGACACAGCCGGGTGGCAGCACCACCCTTCAGGGGGCACCTCTGGGACCCCCTCCCCTCATGCCGACACCTGGAAGCCTCATCTCACCTGGAAGAGGAGACTCTGCTGGCCCATCTCCGAGTCCCTCTGCTTGGTCACTGCAACACACAAGAAACTTGGGTCAGGGCAGACTCGCCCCAGCTAACTCCGCCCACTCAACAGGAGGGCAGGACGCCAGGGAGGTTCCGAGGCTGGATGGGCTCACTTGGCCCAGGCACTCTGTGCTACAGGTGAGGCGCAGGTATACCAGGGCCAGGTCACCTACCCAAGATCACCCAGGCAGGGGATGGaaggtgggccccgtccccagaGCCCACCAGGAAATGCCATCCAACATGGTGCTCATTCTCACAGCTCCTGGAGGCCCTGGCATTGACCTTGTCCCTTATCCCAGGACGCTGGGACACCGCCAGGCAGGAGCCGGGGACTTCGCGGCTGGGAGAGACCACTTTGCCACCAGAGTGAGGCCAGCCTGAACCCCTGCACATCACAGCTCAGCTGCTAGGGGTGGTAGCCCCATCCCTGCAGAGCCACCTGCCTCCTGTCTGTTCCCTACATGGCCCCATTACCCATAAGCCCTCCGTCTTCCCAGTGTACCAAGGACAGACCTAGGACCTTGCCATGGCCTGCCCACCCAGGCCCCAGGGCTCCAGCCGGCCCTCGTTGGTCACGTAGGCCTGCCCAGGCCCCAGCACTGTGGTGTCCCGTGTGCAGTGCTAGGCGCACAGCACGCCCCAGCGTCTGTGAAGCACATTGGCTAGGCAGATGGCCCTCTTCCCTCCTCAACTTGCAGAAGTCAATCCCTGTTCCAGCCTGGCCACCCGCCCAACTTGCTGGGACAGCCAACCCCAGACAGTCCCACTCGGTGAGCTGCTCCCAGACTCCTCTCCCTGTCCTCTCCTGAGGTGACAAGCATGTACCAGGGTCCTGGTACCCTCACACTGCTTTTACTTTGCTTGGAATGTAAGGAACTCCCAAGAGATTCCAGGACACTCTGATAGGAGTGCGCAGAGGGGAGGCCGAGCTCCACACGCACGGGCCAGTGGGGCAAGGAGGGTGTGGACCCGGGCTCGGCCAGGGAAGGTCTGCCAGATGGGACAGACGCTCACCCAGCATCCTGGACAGCAGCAAGAGGCTGCATGTGGGCGAGGGATGGCCTCAAAGGCCAAAGGACAGTGGCTCTGAGGCTCAGGGATGAGGGTGTCAGGTCCCACCTCCTGTTCTTGAGCCCAGAGAGCCCATTCATGCTGCCAAGCAGCTGCCAGTCGGCGCCACTCCCGGACAGACTCACCTTTGTAGCCTGGGCGGCCGATCTTCACAAACTTCTTCACCTCCACTTTGACCTTCTCGGGCgcgggctgggcaggggcctccTTCGCCTCCTTGGCTGCTCGCCGGGCCCTGTGGGCAGGATGGACGCGGCACTGGGGCCCCTCCCCGTGCAGATCACCAAGGCCACAGGCCCTGGTGCTGCCagtcccccccccgcccccgacctTGGTGCTCATCTACTCTGGGGATGAAACAGCGATGGGTTCTCGCCACACCTCCTTTCTTTCCAACACCCATCGGAGACCTCACTCTGGCACCAGCACGGGGCCTCACGGGGGTGCGAGTGTCAGCCAGGGGTTGGGGGCATGAGCGTGAGGTACTCACAAGTTGGTCTGGTGCTTCTTTCCTTGAGTGTGTGCGAGGTAGCTCCCCTGGGGTGGAGAAGCAAACACAAGTCAAGGCCAAGTGCACTCCCAAAGGGGGCAGGTCCCTGCTCCAAAGTTGAGCCATCACCACCCAGCCTGGCAGCCCTCGCCAAGGCCTGCTGAGAGCAGGGCCCAGAGAGGAGCCAGGCTGGCCTGTCCGCAGGGACAGAGTAACTGGAGGGGCCTAGAACGAAGCGGGCACCTGACCTGTGCTGAGGAAACCAGTTCTAGCTGGTTTGCAGAGGGAGATGGGAAGCCTCAGGAGTGCGGGACACTGCAGCGTGTACAGCTGGACCCGCCTGGGCTGTAGACAGCTGCTCGGCAACCAGCGTGCTCTGTGACCCACCGTTCCATCTCCAGCATACCCGCACAGGCAGCACGCAATGCATCTATCAGGGGGTCTCACTGGTGGTGACCCTGCAACCCCCGGGGGACACTGGGCCATGTATGGGGGACATCTGTGGTTGTCACACTGGGGGTGCTCCTGGCAAGGAGTGGGTGGTGGCAGGGATACTGCTCAGCACCTGCAGTGCCCAGGACACCCGCCCCAGAGAACCATCTAGGAGTCGGGGTTGGCAGGGAGACCCTGGTCTCTGGGACTGCTCCCTTCAGCCCTGTCTGCAGACGTGAATGAGTCAGAAGCAAACCAAATGTtcaacatgcaaaaaaataaacaaaacctgtTCCTTAGTGAACGAATTAGTCCAATGTGGAGGACGGTCCAGTGGCTATTCACTGGAGTATCACTTGGACAATTGTGGCTATTCATTGGAGTGTTACTTGGACAATCTTACGACCCTTAAAAGTGACCTGAAGCCACACCCAGCTGAGTAGATCTTGAAACCGCAACGTAGCATGAAAACCACCACCAAGTGACAGGTGCATTATTATTTGTGGGAGACTTAACACAAAAGGCACGTGATAGTGCCTGTCACTCACGCCGTACCTCCTGCTCACAGACACATACTTATGTGAGACATGGTATCAACACTGTCCAAAGAAAGTGGACTGAAGGACACCCAGCAAACTGGCAGTGGCGGTGGCCTCGGGGGCCAGGAGTCCAGGACAGAGCTAGGGACAACAGGACTCAGCCTGTACCTACAACCATCAATTTCttccacagaaagacaaaactcGAAGCAAACTCCCCAGCCAGTGAGTGGTAAGTTCTGAGTGGTGGGCCCAGGCTTGTAATACTGTCTCAGGGGACAGGTGTGGGGGCCGGGACGTGCCAGGAATGGGGTGGCACAGCGGTGGAGGGATACGCCTTGCTGGGCAGCGGGAGGAAGCTTTGGGGCAGGGCAGCACCTCGGGAAGCCCGGGAGGCAGACCCACGGGAGCTGCGAGAACACACCTCGTTGTTGTGCAGCGTCAGGCAGAGTTTGCATTCGTACGAACCCAGGTGGTTTTTCATAAAATATGGGTCCTGCGGAGGGAACAAACAGTCCGGTTAGATAGCAGGCGATCACACCCACCCTGAGCTGTCCCTGCCCTGTGGTCAGGGCACTCCAAGGTGGGACAGTCGTTTCCTCAGCTGTCCTTTGTGGCTGGTCAAGTGTCTCTGAGATGCAGGACCAGGCAAGACTGGGGTCAGTGGCCTGCCAGGAGGCCTTGGTGACACTGGTGCAAACCACCTGGGGTCTCATGAAAGTGCAGGGGCCAACtcagcagggcctggcacctgACTCCGGGGAATCCCAGGCCCACATTCCGGGCAGTTCTCAGTCTaagggggcagagccaggatagCACTGCTGGTCACTGTCTCCCGGGCCAGGGGTCTGTCCCCTAAGCACGCCAACGGGCCAAGTGTCGGCACGAGCCAGACACaggcagaagaaaagcaaatgggCCAAACAAGTGGCCTGAAGACCCACGATTCCGCAGGCCCTGAGCCAGGGCAGCTGGG encodes:
- the JSRP1 gene encoding junctional sarcoplasmic reticulum protein 1; translated protein: MSPGYSVSPIGCEEKELHLWVLVPKLCLVTDPTKQVGGGLPGHDLVPAPPPCSEAMLIGLRGCVRPPVAVCLVATLPILHPGHKSQRSGWWVLWTCSALAISMATRGWEELDGGLGSCQADEDLSALAEPPDNRAGVTPRLANPSSWPHDSQEPMAEGGGADTRPKKIEKEPVANGAPGSGKERLKPGATPRSAPARKKAQAAPPPQPPPPPPPALSEELPWGDVTLNKCLVLASLVALLGSAFQLCRDAVVGEVAAPAPAPESWVPPISAQKETQSPRPKPTAWAPPSGPPAPQVKPEDKPEIPGTREAAKKEEGEAGEATGEDRAPLADPGPKKRPKKAERPRRAERKEERKAERPRKEERPRKERPRAAREPREAEPRSWEAREGGRRPWARDSRDAEPRKRQAWASPRRPDEQDRPPGRHKHRAGKGRD
- the AMH gene encoding muellerian-inhibiting factor, which encodes MWGLPLPHLAVLLLAMGALLVAETPQTKEPAASTGGLIFQEDWDWPAGSLQDPLCLVTLDGGGNHSSALLRVAGSLSSYEQAFLGAVQRAHWGLRDLATFGVCSPSDKQATLPFLQRLGAWLGAPQGQQLLILRLEEVTWEPTPSLRFQEPPPGGASPPELALLVLYPGHGPEVTVTGAGLLGAQSLCPSRDTRYLALVLDRPAGAWSGSGLALTLRPREDGAPLNTAQLQALLFGDDPHCFTRMTPALLLLPRSQPAPQPAHGQLDTMPFPPPRPSREPEEPPPSVDPFLETLTRLVRALRGSPAPASARHLALDPGVLASFPQDLVNLSDPAALERLLDGEEPLLLLLPPAAASAGDPAPPQGPASGPWAESLARRVAAELQAAAAELRGLPGLPPAVAPLLARLLALCPGDPGGPGGPLRALLLLKALQGLRAEWRGRDLRGPGRAQRSAGTTTADGPCALRELSVDLRAERSVLIPETYQANNCQGACGWPQSDRNPRYGNHVVLLLKMQARGATLARPPCCVPTAYAGKLLISLSEERISAHHVPNMVATECGCR
- the SF3A2 gene encoding splicing factor 3A subunit 2, which translates into the protein MDFQHRPGGKTGSGGVASSSESNRDRRERLRQLALETIDINKDPYFMKNHLGSYECKLCLTLHNNEGSYLAHTQGKKHQTNLARRAAKEAKEAPAQPAPEKVKVEVKKFVKIGRPGYKVTKQRDSEMGQQSLLFQIDYPEIAEGIMPRHRFMSAYEQRIEPPDRRWQYLLMAAEPYETIAFKVPSREIDKAEGKFWTHWNRETKQFFLQFHFKMEKPPAPPSLPAGPPGVKRPPPPLMNGLPPRPPLPESLPPPPPGGLPLPPMPPTGPAPSGPPGPPQLPPPAPGVHPPAPVVHPPTSGVHPPAPGVHPPAPVVHPPTSGVHPPAPGVHPPAPVVHPPASGVHPPAPGVHPPAPGVHPPPSAGVHPQAPGVHPSATAVHPQAPGVHPPAPGIHPQPPGVHPSAPGVHPPAPGVHPSAPGVHPSNPGVHPPTPLPPMLRPPLPSEGPGNIPPPPPTN